The Artemia franciscana chromosome 11, ASM3288406v1, whole genome shotgun sequence genome has a segment encoding these proteins:
- the LOC136033163 gene encoding large ribosomal subunit protein eL32-like — translation MSIRPLNKPKIIKKRTKQFIRHQSDRYAKLKRNWRKPKGIDNRVRRRFKGQYLMPNVGYGSAKKTKHMLPNGFRKVLVNNMKELEVLMMQNGKFAAEIAHTVSAKKRVGLIERAKQLAIKVTNPNARVRSSENE, via the exons ATGTCAATCAGACCTCTGAATAAACCCAAGATCATCAAGAAAAGAACTAAACAGTTCATCCGCCACCAAAGTGACAGATATGCTAAACTCAAGAGGAACTGGCGAAAACCCAAAGGTATTGACAACAGAGTTCGAAGGAGGTTCAAGGGCCAATATTTGATGCCAAATGTTGGTTATGGCAGTGCCAAGAAAACCAAGCATATGCTTCCAAATGGTTTCAGGAAAGTTCTTGTCAATAATATGAAG GAATTGGAAGTTTTGATGATGCAGAATGGGAAATTCGCCGCTGAAATCGCTCACACTGTCTCGGCCAAAAAGAGAGTTGGCTTGATTGAAAGAGCCAAGCAGCTAGCAATCAAGGTCACAAATCCAAATGCTCGAGTGAGGTCAAGTGAAAATGAGTAA